One genomic window of Gossypium hirsutum isolate 1008001.06 chromosome D11, Gossypium_hirsutum_v2.1, whole genome shotgun sequence includes the following:
- the LOC107923699 gene encoding LOB domain-containing protein 29: MTGSGAPCGACKFLRRKCVRGCVFAPYFCHEQGATHFAAIHKVFGASNVSKLLAHLPVSDRCEAAVTISYESQARLQDPIYGCVSHIFALQQQVVNLQSQLASLKEQASQSIVNGSVTANPNGKLPSQFQDVQSWFHSDNSSMALKFNPNIPNHPSTNSYCENGFLNPNPLGNYENSFTSPGEDHVSSYTTTTTFGEASHAMSSLDLHTNNRQWGFQEVDDLQSMAFGYAQQYS, translated from the exons atgacaGGTTCTGGTGCCCCTTGTGGTGCCTGCAAGTTCTTGAGAAGAAAATGTGTTAGAGGCTGTGTTTTTGCACCTTATTTCTGCCATGAACAGGGTGCAACCCATTTTGCAGCTATCCACAAGGTTTTTGGTGCAAGCAATGTCTCCAAGCTGCTTGCTCACCTCCCTGTCAGTGATCGCTGCGAAGCTGCAGTCACAATTTCGTATGAATCTCAAGCTAGGCTTCAAGATCCCATTTATGGTTGTGTTTCTCATATCTTTGCTCTCCAACAGCAG GTTGTCAATCTCCAGTCGCAGCTTGCTTCTCTCAAGGAACAAGCATCTCAGAGCATTGTTAATGGCTCTGTTACTGCAAACCCTAATGGAAAGCTTCCTTCTCAGTTCCAAGATGTTCAAAGCTGGTTCCACTCAGATAATTCAAGCATGGCACTCAAATTTAATCCTAACATTCCCAATCATCCCAGCACAAACTCGTACTGTGAGAATGGGTTTTTGAATCCAAACCCTTTAGGTAATTACGAGAATTCATTCACTTCGCCAGGAGAAGATCATGTGTCATCCTATACTACCACTACTACTTTTGGGGAGGCTTCTCATGCTATGTCTTCCTTAGACCTGCATACAAACAACAGACAATGGGGTTTCCAGGAGGTGGATGACCTTCAATCAATGGCCTTTGGATATGCTCAGCAATATTCATGA